The sequence AGCTCAATAAGTCTTTTTATAGAATTTTCAGCTAAATCCAAAAGTTGATTTAATTCAGCTCTTGTAAATGTACTTTCTTCACCAGTTCCTTGAACTTCAATAAATTCATCTTTTTTATTCATAATAACATTCATATCAACTTCAGCAGCTGAATCTTCAGAATATTTTAAATCTACCATTAAGTTAGAATCAATTTTACCTACACTTATAGCTGCTACATTGGAAATTAAAGGATTTTCTTCTAAGATTTCTTCTTGTAATAATTTTTTTATAGCAAGTGCAAGTGCTATATATCCACCTGTTATTGAGGTAGTCCTAGTTCCACCATCAGCTTGAATAACATCACAGTCAATGGTAATAAGTCTTTCACCTAATTTTTCTAAATCTATTGAAGCTCTTAAAGCTCTTCCAATTAATCTTTGAATTTCAACTGTTCTTCCAGTTAATTTTCCCTTACTAGCTTCTCTTGGATTTCTTTCATTTGTGGCTCTTGGTAGCATAGAATATTCAGCAGTTACCCAACCTTTACCAGTACCTCTTAAAAATGAGGGAACTTTATCACTTACAGAGGCAGTACAAATAACTTTTGTATTTCCAACTTCTATTAAAACAGAGCCTTCTGCATAAATATTTACATTTTTTGTGATTTTTATTTTTCTTTCTTCATTAAAATTTCTACCATCTTCCCTTAACAAAATTTTTCCCCCTTTTCTTCAATATATTGAATATTAAGCTATTCTTATATCTTTATTAACATTATATTTGTAGTAAGTCCAGCAGCAGTACCTATAAGTAATATTATATCACCATTTTTAATTTTTTGCTTTTCTAAACCATGTGCCAGTGTCATAGGAACAGAAGCTGAAACCATATTCCCAAATTCTTTTACTTCATCTATATATTTACCTTCTGGTACTCCCAATTTTTCCATTATAAGAGGCATAGCAACACTGGCTTGATGAGGAATCACCATATCAATATCAGAAATTTTCATATTGTTATTTTCTAAAAATTCTTTCATCATTTTAGGAATTTTTTTCATAGATAGAGCTAATATAGTCTTTCCACACATATCAAACATAAATTCTTCTTTTGTGCTTTCAGAGTAATTTTCTGGGTGAAAATTACTTAAACCTCCACGAATTTCAGTTGAATGAGCTCCTTCTGACCAAGTTTTTTGTGTAGCATCAATAACACCAATTTCTTCATCGGTTTTTTCAATAATAAAGGCTACTGCACCATCACTGAAGAGTTGAAAACTTTCTTTTTGTTTAGGGTTCAATGCTCTTGAAGCTACATCACAAGAAACAATCAATATTCTCTTATATCTTCCAGAATCTAAAAGATAAGACATAGTATCTAATGCTGTTATAAAGCTTGTGCAAGTAGTATTTATATCAAGTGCAGGAATAGAAGTTCCTTTTGCTATTTTCTCATGAATTAAGGCTGCCATACAAGGTATAGGTTGTATGCCAACTGCACTAGCTGAAACTATGCAATCAATATCATCAATTGTAATATTAGTATTTTTTAAAGCTTTTTGACAAGCAGAAACTGCAAGAGAAATTTGTTTTTCATCTCCACTTATTCTATAACGAGTTTGTTCTTTAAAGTAAACTGTATTTTTAGGTAATTCTACTCCATATCCTTTAAATTGAATTTTTCTCATTCTATTACCTTCCTCACTATTCTTTTTAATTTTTTGGTTCTATCTATTTCATAATTTATAAATTTAATTTCTATATTTTCAATTTCCAAAGAAGTAAATAATTTCTTAAATTCTTTTCTTATTAAGTTTTTTTGTTCTTCATTTACATTTAAAATAGCAACTTCTAATAAGTTATTATTTATTTGAAAAACTTGATATTCTCTTATATTTTCAACAAAGAGTATAGTTCTTCTTATAAAATCTGGAAATACTACCACTTCTTTACCATTCTTATTAATAAATTTGAAAATATCATCTGAACGTCCCTCAATCTTTTCAATTCTTTGCAGGATTGAACCACATTCACAAGGCTCTGTTGCTTCAACTAAAATGTCATTAAGATAATAATTTACAAAAGGTTGACTAGTTCTTCTAAAATCAGTGATTATTGGATAAAATCTCTTTTCATCTATATATTTTTTTTCAAACTTTATTAAATCTTCATTTAGATGTAAATGTCCATATTCACAAGTGCAAGCTAAAAAGCCTTCTGTTGCCTGATAAATCTGATGTATTATATTCAGTTTAAATTGTTTTTTAATATATTCTTCATCAGGCTTTTCTAAAATCTCTGCAACTGAAATAACTCTTTTTGGAGAAATTTTTAACTCTCCTTCTTCTATTTTCTTAGCTAATATCAAAAGTAAAGAGGGAGGTGCAACTATCATAGAAGGCTTATATCTATTTAATCTTCCTATATGTTCATCAATATCTTTAAAAGTATCAAAATATTCTAAACTTATTAAAAATGAATTTATAGTTTTATATAAGTCATTGTCTGCTCTTAGAAAAAATGCTATTTTATGCCCAAAAATATTATTTTTAGGAAGCATCTTAGCAAGGATAGTACCTGCCCATATTCCTTGTTCTTCTGGTGTTGTGATAAACATTCCTCTATGCCCAGATGTTCCAGAAGATAATCCAACTGAGATATTTTTATATTTTTGATTAAAATCTCTAGTTTTTTCACTATTTAAAGCAATATCCATTGCTTCATCTTTTTTTACTCCCAAAGTATTTAATTCATTGAAATTCTCCATCATAAATGCCTTATTCATGGTAAAATTTTCTGTAATTTTATGAGTTTTAAAATATGGTGAATTTTTTTTTAAAAATTTTAAATGCTTTTCTACTTGCTTTTCTTGATATTTTAAAAGTTTATCTCTTGAAGTCCACTTGCTAAAATATCTTACTTTAATAAAAGTTAAGATAATTTTAAATATTTTTTTCATTCTACCCCCTTATTAAATTTTTAAAAATAGTTATTTTAAAATTTCTATTATTTTTTCTTTTTTATCATGGCTAACAATAACAGAAATATTACCCTCTATCAATTTCTTTAAAAAATCACTACCTTTTCTATAATCTTCAAAATTATTTTGAATTTTTCTAGGAAGCCACTTCATTTTATCTGTAAAAGGTAAAAATTCTGTTCCCCAACATACATCAGCAGCAATAAATAAATTATTATCTGGCAAAAATAAACAAGCCTGCCCTTTTGTATGTCCATCTACTTCAACTATTAGCATTGATAAATCAGAAAATAAATCAAAGCTATTTTTATAAGGAAATAGACTATTTTTTTTATAATCATCTATCAATATTAATCTGTCTTCAAAATTACTGGGTAGTAGTTCATTAAAAATTAAAAGACTATCCTTTTTTAACTTAAAATCATTGTAACAAGTTTTGGTTAAGATTAGGTTAGAATTTGGGAAAAATTTTAAACCACCAATATGGTCAGGATGTAGATGTGAAATAATAATATATTTAATATCTTCTTTATTTATACCTTTTTCTTTAAGTTGGTGGTCTATCATGTCTTCTCTTTTTAAAGTGACAGGATTGGCAAATCGATATAAAAAATATTTAAGATTATTTTTCAAAATATCCATAGAATAACCTGTGTCATATAAAATATATCCTAATTTCTTATGTTTGATTAAAAAAACTCCTGCATAGAAATTAACTATTGTTTTATCAAAACCTTTAAAAACTCTTTTTAAATTATTGCTACAATAACCACAAGCAAAATAATCAACTTTCTCTATCATTTTTTCTGCTGTGTTCAACATATTTTTTAACTCCTTCTAGTATAGACATCTTCGGATAGTAGCCCAATTCTTTTTTAGCCTTATCAATATTTAGAGTTTGACTATATCTCATTAAATATAAAGTATATTTAGTAATTGGAGGTTCTTTTTTTATTCTAAAAAGTTTATAGAAAATTTCTAAAAATGAAACCAAAGGGGAAATTAAATTATAGTTCCATTTTAAATATTTTCCTTCTGTTCCCATTTCATTAAAAAATAAAGTTAAAATCTCTTTAAACTCTATTGGCTCATCATTTGTAATATTGTATATTTTCCTTGAATATTGATTATTTTCTAATGCTAATCTTAAAGCATAAGCAACATTTTCAACACAAGTTATATCAACCTTTTGTTTTCCATCAACAAAAAGAGGAATACCAATTTTCTTATTTAATTCTAAAAGTCTTGGTATTATACTTGTATCTCCTACTCCAAATAGTCCACGAGGACGAATTATCATATAGTTTAGCTTAGAAGATTTAATTATATTTTCTGCCATAATTTTACTTTTTATATAGTAGTTCAAATCATTCTCTTTTGGTGCCTCGTCTTCTTTAACATCTAATTGGTCTTTTGCTCCTGCATATATACTTGGAGATGAAACAAAGACTAATTTTAAATTTTTTTCTTCACAAACTTGAACAACATTTTTTGTCCCTAATACATTTACATTATAGAAATCTTTCCATTTACCCCAAACAGTAGAAAGTGCAGCAGCATGTATAACAGCTGAACAATCTTGGGAAGCCTTAAATAAATCATCTAAATTATCTATATCGCCTTTATAAAATTCAACATTTTCATCAATCAATGTATGTCCAATTTTTTCATTTCTACCAAAGGCAACAACTTGATAAGAGTTATTTTTTAATTCATCAATTACATATTTTCCTAAAAATCCTGTTGCTCCTGTAAGTAAAACCTTCATCATTTTACCCCTTTCATCAGTTCTTGGATTATCTCTTTTACCTTTCTATCTTTAAAATATCCTAAATGTCCACAATTTACAATTTTATCAACTTTATGAAAATCTAAAAGCCAACTATAAATATCAAAAATACCTTTAAAAACTATTGTATTTTTAAGTTTGCCATAACCTTTACCCACAGGACCCAGTGCAAAAATTTTAATATTTTCATTATCATAATTAGTTAAGTCCATAAATTTTTTCCAGACATTTAAACCTGAACTCAGAGAAATGATTATAACATCTTTTAAAGATTTAATAGGTTCTAAATGTCTTAAAATCTCTTTTTCAAACCTTTTATTGAAAAGAGTATGAGGATAATAAATAATATTTGATAGACTAGCTTTTAAAATATTAATATCTTCAAATTCACTGTGTTCAAAATCTTCATTATAAGGAAAATTTGAATTTATTATTTTATAACCAAAATCTTTAAAAATATTTAAGATTTCAAATCTATCTGGCTCTAAGGCAGCAGTTTTAAGATTACTACTTCCACTTATAACAAAGACAATTTTATCTTCTTTTAAAAGAGTTTTTGAAATATCTAAACTTTCTAATTTCTTTAAATATTCTTTAAATTTCATAATGTATCTTCCCATCTTTAACTCTGATTTTTTTATTTCTCCATAGAATTACAGGTGGAGTTAAAAGAGTATATATTAACATAAAAGGCAGTAAAAATTCACTCAATAATTCATATAATAATCCCTTAGTTTGAGAAGAAGAAATTCTAAAAGGTTCATAGATAAATATTCTAGTTATATAAAATAATGCAACCTTTCCTATAAATAAATTAAGCGTTAACACCAAATAATTTATTCCTAAATAGAAACTCAAAAACAATAGAACAGTTGGTAATAATGTTGGCAATAATATTATAAATAAAAATTTTATAGAAAAGGCATTTTTCATATAGACATTACTAAATAAAAGCCATCTTTTCATAAGAAGTATATACCTTTTAAAACTTGGAACAGTATTTCTTACATTACAAAAAATTGTACTTTGAATAATTTTTACATCTTTTGAAAGCAAGTAGGTAGCCAATGCCAAATCATCACAAAGCCAATATTTTATATTCTCAAAAGCAGAATACTTTTTTAAAATATCAGTTCTCAAAATATAGAACATTCCATTTATAGTCTTATTTTCTTTTAAAAAAGATAGAGAAAAATATGAAAAAATAGAATTAGAATTTATAAAAGCAGAAATTAATTTAGAATAAAAGCCTCTAATATTGTAATTAAATGGAATTCCTGTTGCTATCCATTCAGTCTTATCTTTTTCATAAATGCTTAATTCATCTAGTCTTTTTCTATCTATCACACTATCATCATCTAAAATTATTGTATATTCAGTTTTAATTTTGTCTACAACTTGCTCTAACTTGAATATTTTAGGGTTTACTTCCTGTGGAACATCATCTAAATAATAAATTTCAATTCTATTGGAGTAATTTTTATTTTTTAGGATTTTTTCAGCAGTCTGTATAGCTATTTTATCACTTTTATCAACAAGCCAAATGAATTCCATATCAGTAGTATTTTTTAAATTAGCCGTTAAGTCTTCTTCAAGCCTAGGGTCGCCAGATAAAATAGGTTGAACTATTGTGTATTTACTTTCATCTATTTTTGATTTTTCTAAACTATTTATTTTTTGAAAATAAATAAAAGAAAAAATTAATTTTAAAATAAGTAAAATTATAGTTAGTGTCAATAAAGTATTAAATAATATTGTCATTTAATCACCTTTTTTAAAATTAAGCCTACAAGTTTTAATTGCAGTGAAATAGGTAATAAATTTATTAAAAATATAGATAATTTATTTCTAAAGCCAATAATAGAAAATCTTTTTTTATTTTCTATCACTTTTATAATTCTTTTAGCCACATCTTCTGAACTCATCATAAATTTTTGAGAACTTCCAAATTTTTCTTGTATATCTTTTTCAAAAAAATTACTTGCAGTTGGTCCAGGGCAAACAGACAGAACTCTTACATTTTTATTTTTATGAGATAATTCTTCATCAAGTGCCAAAGAATAATGTAAAAGAGCTGACTTAGCTGAACTGTATACTGCCATATATGGATGTTGATATAGTGCAGCAGTCGAGCAAATATTTAAAATTGTTCCTTGTCCCTTTTGTAAAAATTTTTCTGAGAATTTTTTAGTTAAGATTAATGGAGAAATAAAATTCACATTTATAGTATCCAAATCTTCTTTATCACTTAATTTGGAAAAATCAGTAATTTTTCCAAAGCCTGCACAATTAATAACTAAATCAACATCACAATTTTCAACAATATTTTCTAAATTGTTTATATCAGTTAAATCATATTTTATGCAAACACATTCAAGAGAAGAAAATTTTTCTTCCAATTCTTTTTTTAGAAGATTTAATTTATCAAGTGAACGAGCTAATAAAAAAAGCTTTTTAGATTTATTTGCTAAGTTTCTTGTTAATTCTTCTCCTATTCCAGAGCTTGCACCTGTTATTAAAATTTTTTCCATTATTTTTACTTCCTTACTATTTTTCTAAACTTTCTTATTAATTATTATAACATTTTTTAGATTTAGATAAAAAATTAATATTTTATTAAATTTATTCTTTATTGAAAAAGGATTAACTCTCGTTTTTTACAGAAGTTAATCCTTATTAGTAAATTAAATTTGTTCAACTTTTCAAGCTTAAGACAGCACAACAGTCTTTTGTTACTACCATTCACGCCACTCATAAGTAATATCAAAATCAGATTGTATCTGAGGATTTGGATAAGGATATCCAGCTAATATTGCACATCTATCAATAATTTCACAAATTTCTTCTCTATCTTCTGTTTCAATAGCTTGAAATTTTTTATTAAATTCATTGATATAGTCAACTAATTCTTTAACCTCTTTTAAAATCATTTCTTCATTTGAATAATTGTTTTTTGAAATTTTTTGTAAGGAATCCATATAAGTGATTATTTTCTTTTTTAATAGGGATATATCTTTTTTCTTATAGTTAGATGAGCATAAATTTTCTAAAAAATATTCCATAAATTCATCTACATATATTTTTATTTTATCAAATTCTCCTTGTTCTTTTAATTTTTTTATTGCTAAATCCTCTTTCTCTTTTAATTCCTTCTCTGATATTTTTTTTGTTGTAATTAGTGAAACAAGCTTAGACTTAAAAATTTGTTTCCAAGTTTTTTTTGAGTAAAAATCTTTTTTGTTAAATGAAGTATAGCCAACTGTGAAAGTAGATACATATCTAAAAATTTCATCTATCAATTCTTCACTTCCATCAAGTCCTAGCATACCCTCAGGAACTACTATTCTTTTAAGTGATTTACATTTTGTAAAAGGATTTCCAACAATATGAGTAAGTGTACTTGGAAGAACAACAGTTTCTAAATTTGTACAGCCTCCAAAAGCATCTTCCCCTATTGCAACTACTCCTTCAGGAATTACAATATTCACAAGATTACTACAGTTAGCAAAACAAAGTGCTCCTATCACTTTTAATGTTTTAGGTAAAATTACCCTACAAAGAGAAGTACAAGCATAAAAAGTAGCATTTGGAAGAATTTCTATTCCTTCAGGAATTTCTATTTCTGTTAAAAATTCACAACCAGTGAAAATACTTCTATTCTCAATATCTTGAAATTCATATCCTTCTTTATCTAATAAATCTGATCTTTTTAAATTTTCTTCAAAACATTCTTTCCAAATACGAGGTGCATTTGGATTTTTTGAAATAGGGTAACTATTAAAAAGAAAATTTCCATAGTACTTTTTATTCCTTTCAACACGAAATAAAGTTGGAATGTCATTGATTTTTACACCTTTTTCCATTTTGATTTCCTTTAAATCACTATATTCAAAAACTTGTCCACAAAGAGTTACTCCTGACTTTAAAAAAACTTTCTCTATTGAATGATTAAGTGCAAAAAGTCGCCTCTCCAATGTAATTCCACTTGATATTGTAATTTCTTTTAATGAAGTACATCTATATGTAGGGAATTCAGCTGTCATACGAGTTACTTTCATATCTTCTATTGTATCTGGTACTTCAGCTACTTTTGTACTATTTTTAAAACCTACAATAGTTAGTGTCTTACCATCTTCATTTATATAATAAAAAATATCTTTATATAGTTTTACATCTTTTTCTTCCATAAATTTTCCTCATTTTAAAAGATAATACAAATTTTCTAATATGTCAATTTTGAGAAAGTTTTTAATTCATTCAATTCTTCTAAAACACTTTCAATATCTGCTTTTTCATCATTTACTGCAACTCCTGCAATAAGTCCTTCAACCAGTGGAACATCTGCAATCTTTATATTTTCTATGTCAACATCTTCATCAGCTAAAAAGTCTATTGCTACTTGAGTATTTAAAACAGAACTTCCAATATCTACAAAAATTAAAGCTCCTTTATCTGTTTTGGCTTTTAATATAGCTTCTTTTATTATAAGTGGATTACTTCCTAAAAAATTTCCATCTGTTCCACTTCCATTAATTAAAGGAAAATCATATCTTTTCATTTCATTAGCAAGATGTATTGCTGCTTCTGCCAATTCTTTACTATGTGATACAACTACGAAACCTACCATAAACACCTCCTAAATATTTTCACAAACGGTTTTTATCATTATATATGAAGACATTGCACCAGGATCAATATGTCCAACACTTCTTTCACCTAAATAAGAAGCTCTACCCTTAGTAGCAATAATATCTTTTGTTGCTTCCATAGAATTTTTAGCCACTTCTATAACTTCATTTTTAATATCTTTTAGATTTTTTCCTTCATTAAAAGATTTTTCCAAAAAATTATAAGTAGGCATTATTGTATCAAGCATTGTTTTTTCATTTAATACAGCTTTACCTCTTTTTTGTATTCCTTCTATCATAGAATTTAAAGTTTCAAGTAAAATTTGATTATTAAATTCTGTTTTTCCTTTTAAATATGTTCCAGCACTCATAAAGGCAGTTCCATAGATCGCCCCAGAAGCTCCTCCAACTTTTGTAAGTAGTATCATACCCATTTTTGTAAATACATCAGATACAGGTAAATCTTTAAAGTTATTTAATTGATTTTTAATTTCTGTAAAACCTCTTGCTAAATTAACTCCATGATCACCATCTCCAATTTCTCTGTCTAATTCTGTTAGATATTCTTCATTTTTTATTATTTCATCAGATATTTTTTTAATTATTTCTAAATACATTTTATCTCTTCCTTTTTATTATAATGATAGAATTATTTAAGTATTTTAAAATGCTATTGTGTCTTCCTCTGCATTTAAAAGTTCTTCCATTTCCTTATCTAATTTTAATAAACTTATAGAGAATCCTCCCATATCAAGTGAAGTCATATAGTTACCAACCAAAGTTTTAGCAACCTCTATTCTTTTATCTTTTAGTAAATCTTGTAGATGATTATTTATAATAAATAATTCAATTAAAGTTGTTTCTCCAAGCCCGTTTACTAAAACTGCAAATCTATCTCCATTTTGAACATTAGATTCAGCATAAATTTTTTCAAATAATTTTTTAGTAAATTCATTAGCTGTTGTCATTTTTTCTCTATGAGTTCCAGGCTCTCCATGTATTCCTAAACCAATTTCAACCTCATCATCAGCTATTTCAAAACTTTCTTTACCAGTTGTAAAAACTGTACAAGGTTTTAAAGACATACCCATAGTTTTTAAATTTTTAACAACTTTATTTCCAAGTTCAACTAATTTATCTAAATCATAACCTTTTTCAGCAGCAGCACCTAAAATTTTATGAACAAAAATAGTTCCTGCTATTCCTCTTCTACCAACAGTATAGGTACTATTTTCAACTGCAATATCATCGTCAACCACAACTTGCTTTACAGTTATTCCTTCTGCTTGAGCCATTTCGCCTGCCATTTCAAAATTCATTACATCTCCACTATAATTTTTTATTATAAGAAGAACACCTTTTCCTGCATCAACAGCTTTTATAGCACTATAAACTTTATCAGCTCCAGGAGAAGTAAAAATTTCTCCACATACTGCTGCATCTAACATTCCATAACCAACATAGCCAGCATGTGCAGGTTCATGTCCACTTCCTCCTCCACTAATTAAAGCAACCTTATTAACTTTTTTATTTTTTCTTATAATTATAGGCTCATTTTCCACTCTTGAAACTTTATTGGGAAAAGCTTTTATCATTCCTTGTACAACTTCTTCTACAATATTATTTTTATCATTTATGAGTTTTTTCATATATACCTCCAATTATAATTATTTATAAAAAGGACAAAATTATACAGATATAAGTATAATCTCGCCCCCTTTCATTTTATATTATTCTTCCCATTTCTTAGTTCTTTCAACAGCTTTTAACCAACCAGCATATTTTTTGTCTCTTTCTTCTTTTGGCATATTAGGTGTAAATTCTTTATCCAATACCCATTTTTGTTTAATTTCATTTTTATTTTCCCAGAATCCAACTGCAAGTCCTGCAAGATATGCTGCTCCTAAGGCAGTTGTTTCTAATACAGTAGGTCTCTTTACAGATTCTCCTAAAATATCTGCTTGAAATTCCATTAAGAAATTATTAGCTGCTGCTCCACCATCAACTTTAAGACCATTTAATTTTATTCCAGAATCTTCTTCCATAGCTTTTAGAACATCTTTTGTTTGGTAAGCTATTGATTCCAAAGTTGCTCTTATAATATGGTTCTTATTTGCTCCACGAGTTAAACCTAAAATTGCTCCTCTAGCATACATATCCCAATAAGGTGCACCTAATCCTACAAATGCTGGAACTACATATACCCCTGCACTATCTTTAACTTTTCTAGCAAAATATTCAGTATCTTTTGAATCAGAAATTAATTTTAATTCATCTCTTAACCATTGAACACTAGCTCCACCTACAAATACACTTCCTTCAAGTGCATATTGAACTTTTCCATTAAGTCCTATTGCAATAGTTGTAATAAGTCCATTGTTACTCTTTACAAATTTTTCTCCTGTATTCATAAGCAAGAAACAACCTGTTCCATAAGTATTTTTAGATTCTCCTTCTTCAAAACAAGCTTGTCCAAATAATGCAGATTGTTGATCTCCTGCTACTCCTGCTATTGGTATTCTATGTCCACCCTTTCCTCCAAGATTTGCATAACCAAATGTCCCACTTGAATCTTTAACTTCTGGTAACATTGATTTAGGAATATTTAAAGTTTCTAATATTTTTTCATCCCATTTTAATTCTTTAATATTATAAAGCATAGTTCTTGAAGCATTAGTGTAATCTGTTGCATGGATTTTTCCATTAGTTAATTTCCAAATTAACCAAGTATCAACAGTTCCAAACAAAAGTTCTCCTTTTTCAGCTCTTTCTCTTGCACCTTCTACATTGTCTAAAATCCATTTTATTTTAGTTCCTGAGAAGTAAGCATCAACTAGAAGTCCTGTATTATCTTTAACATAGTCACTAAAACCTTCGATTTCTTTTAATTCATCACAGATTTTAGCAGTTCTTCTACATTGCCAAACTATTGCATTGTAAACAGGTTTCCCTGTATTTTTATCCCAAACTATTGTAGTTTCTCTTTGATTTGTGATTCCTAGTGCTATAATATCATGTTGACTTATTCCAGCTCTAGCAATAACTTCACTTAAAACCCCACTTTGACTTGACCATATTTCCATTGGGTCATGTTCAACCCAACCTTCATTTGGATAGATTTGTGTAAATTCTTTTTGAGCTACTCCAATTATATTTTGGCTTTCATCAAATAAAATTGCTCTTGAACTTGTTGTACCTTGATCTAATGCTACAATATATTTCATATAGTTTCCTCCTAAATATTATAAAACAGCTGATAAAAAGGCATCAAATATAACAGCACCTAAAATTCCACCAATAATTGGTCCTACAACTGGTATCCAAGAATATTTCCAATTTGAATCTCCTTTACCTTTTATAGGAAGTATAGCATGAGCTATTCTTGGTCCTAAATCTCTTGCAGGATTGATTGCATAGCCTGTTGCTCCTCCTGTTGCCATACCTATTATAACAATTAGAAGACCTACAAAAAATGCTCCATTACCTGGTTGAATTCCTACTTCGCCATAACCAATAGCTAATACACCTATTAATAATAATGCAGTACCAATAATTTCAGTAACTATATTCCATATTGGTGCATCAATAGAAGGTCCTGTTGAAAAAACTCCTAATTTCACTGCAGGTTCTGGTTCTGCATCCATTTGAGCTTTATAAGTTAAATAAGCCAAAGTTGCTCCAAAAATTCCACCTAACATTTGAGCAATAATATAGCCAAAAACTAAATCCCAAGAAAACTTTCCTGTTACTGCTAAGGCAATAGTTAAAGCAGGATTCATATGTGCTCCAGATACCCAACCTGTTACATAAGCAGGAATCATTACAGCAAATCCCCAACCAAAAGTAGTTACTATCCAGCCTCCACCTTTACCATAGCTATGTTTTAAACTACAAGTCATATTAACTCCATTTCCTAATAATAGTAAAAGTGTTGTTCCAACAAATTCTCCAATATACAAACTCATATTACTCATATAGAACCTCCTTTTATATAAAAAATATATCAATTAATACTACCTGTATAAATATATTATAACACATTTTTTAATATAATAAAGAGAGCTAATTAGAAAAAATTGTAATTATATAAAACTACTTAATCTTAATTAACACTTTCATTACTAAAAAGTTTCCAACAAGAACACATCTTCTATTTCTTATTTTTTGTAAAAAAATTAAACAAACTTTCAATTAATTTTTGAAGTCTAAGGTAAATAATTAATCTAAAAATTGTAATAATAGACTTAATATGTTATAATTTTTTTGAGCAAATTTTTCAAGGAGAGTAAGGTGAAAAAATTTTATATAAGTCTTTTAAAATC is a genomic window of Fusobacterium nucleatum containing:
- the glpK gene encoding glycerol kinase GlpK, which encodes MKYIVALDQGTTSSRAILFDESQNIIGVAQKEFTQIYPNEGWVEHDPMEIWSSQSGVLSEVIARAGISQHDIIALGITNQRETTIVWDKNTGKPVYNAIVWQCRRTAKICDELKEIEGFSDYVKDNTGLLVDAYFSGTKIKWILDNVEGARERAEKGELLFGTVDTWLIWKLTNGKIHATDYTNASRTMLYNIKELKWDEKILETLNIPKSMLPEVKDSSGTFGYANLGGKGGHRIPIAGVAGDQQSALFGQACFEEGESKNTYGTGCFLLMNTGEKFVKSNNGLITTIAIGLNGKVQYALEGSVFVGGASVQWLRDELKLISDSKDTEYFARKVKDSAGVYVVPAFVGLGAPYWDMYARGAILGLTRGANKNHIIRATLESIAYQTKDVLKAMEEDSGIKLNGLKVDGGAAANNFLMEFQADILGESVKRPTVLETTALGAAYLAGLAVGFWENKNEIKQKWVLDKEFTPNMPKEERDKKYAGWLKAVERTKKWEE
- a CDS encoding MIP/aquaporin family protein codes for the protein MSNMSLYIGEFVGTTLLLLLGNGVNMTCSLKHSYGKGGGWIVTTFGWGFAVMIPAYVTGWVSGAHMNPALTIALAVTGKFSWDLVFGYIIAQMLGGIFGATLAYLTYKAQMDAEPEPAVKLGVFSTGPSIDAPIWNIVTEIIGTALLLIGVLAIGYGEVGIQPGNGAFFVGLLIVIIGMATGGATGYAINPARDLGPRIAHAILPIKGKGDSNWKYSWIPVVGPIIGGILGAVIFDAFLSAVL